Proteins from a genomic interval of Chitinophagales bacterium:
- a CDS encoding RICIN domain-containing protein → MKNFILSILVLFFSFEAYAQTQAFDGWYRLKTQFQGEGKCLEGNQATSEYHGGNAFMDNCQNVSGQLWKIEDAGNGYYRLKTQFRGELESLEGNQADSKYHGGNAFMDKQQNVSGQLWKIEDAGNGYYRLKTMFRGEGECLEGNQADSKYHDGNAFMDKCQNVSGQLWKLEKVK, encoded by the coding sequence ATGAAAAACTTCATTTTATCTATTCTCGTATTGTTTTTTTCTTTTGAAGCCTATGCTCAAACGCAAGCCTTTGATGGCTGGTATCGCTTAAAAACACAGTTCCAAGGCGAAGGCAAATGCCTCGAAGGCAACCAAGCTACTTCTGAATATCATGGCGGCAATGCATTTATGGACAACTGCCAAAACGTAAGCGGACAGTTGTGGAAAATCGAAGATGCGGGTAATGGCTACTACCGCCTCAAAACTCAATTCCGTGGCGAGTTGGAATCTTTGGAAGGCAATCAAGCAGATTCTAAATATCATGGTGGCAATGCCTTCATGGACAAACAACAAAATGTATCTGGTCAGTTGTGGAAAATCGAAGATGCAGGCAATGGTTACTATCGTTTGAAAACCATGTTCCGTGGCGAGGGCGAATGTTTAGAAGGAAACCAAGCAGACTCTAAGTATCACGATGGAAACGCATTCATGGACAAATGCCAAAACGTGTCGGGGCAATTGTGGAAATTGGAGAAGGTAAAATAA
- a CDS encoding CHAT domain-containing tetratricopeptide repeat protein: MSKQTDLNLAEQFFEEAQTLSKQAKYEESIKLLKQAIVIYEKWELWEKWVEVGNKIGLVYRDIGEYEQGIAFLQNILKVAEQYFGKDSYITASSIHNIGIHYQYLGDNKTALKYYQKALALRKKKYGDEKNPILAFSYNNIGICYLLQTDYDLGIFYFQEALKIRRESHGNEDFFTAGILDNLGSIYSQKGMYDTAIRYSEEALVINKKIYAADHPAIAFSLHILGIAYWRKKDYLKAIIYLKEALKNRRKFLGNNHSDVAKSLEGIGICYHNTKDFDLGVQYLQQAIDIKIIHYGKQSSELATLYLNIGNCHEGKKDYEQALNYFQKGLIVLNTDFQDANIYQNPKDFKYVNPGTLSILYSEKSNILLKLYQEQGQNPKDLQAALATAITACDFIADLRKQYKTEGAKHTLAEEASYNYNIAIEVAMETYVLYQSSPTIPQYSVFTNIPSNAKDVKNLTFDFSEQCKATLLLSNLKDNEAKAAAKIPADLLEKEKALQKRLNDLNNDIAQQEAKGDEKDETILSQLQSEYFHQKQNYDQLIAQFETDYPKYHQLKYDVSTASIQDLQSLLETKKQTALISYHIADKQIYIFAIASNDYQIATIPKPENFSDSIEKLQNAIQLGHIQYFVECATQLFDLLLKPIWDFLQKTSKLIIIPHGELYYVPFDVLLNQHQITDVKNFENLPYLIRDFDISYHYSATMLLHSHRKQEQTSKLTDSFFGLAPIQFGETNVADKKEGYVVKSGGQQKHHRRQILKSSGNDQTALQDLEETEAEVKEVYQLFEEQGKEAIALFYDQANKKNLQQYIGGYKYVLISTHGFLQETDRNTLSGIHLAPQKRQATDGEKLTESDSQSDNYRLHTSETYHLNLNADLVVLSSCESGIGELKTGEGMMALNRGFLYAGASNIVYSLFKVPQDSTSRLTQALFRYILKGDSYASALRKAKLELIADSMMEPMDWAGFALVGT, encoded by the coding sequence ATGTCCAAACAAACTGACCTTAACCTTGCTGAACAGTTTTTCGAGGAAGCACAAACCTTGAGCAAGCAAGCCAAATACGAAGAATCTATAAAACTCTTGAAGCAAGCGATTGTAATCTATGAAAAATGGGAGTTATGGGAAAAATGGGTTGAAGTTGGGAATAAAATAGGGCTTGTTTATAGAGATATAGGAGAATATGAACAAGGAATAGCTTTCTTACAAAACATTTTAAAGGTAGCAGAACAATATTTTGGAAAAGACTCCTATATCACTGCGTCAAGCATTCACAATATTGGGATACATTATCAATACCTCGGTGACAATAAAACGGCTTTAAAATATTATCAAAAAGCACTTGCCCTACGCAAGAAAAAATACGGTGATGAAAAAAATCCTATTCTTGCATTTAGCTATAACAATATTGGTATATGCTATTTACTCCAAACGGATTATGATTTAGGTATCTTTTATTTTCAGGAGGCATTAAAAATTAGAAGGGAAAGCCATGGAAATGAAGATTTTTTTACTGCTGGTATTTTAGATAATTTAGGGAGCATTTATTCCCAGAAAGGTATGTATGATACAGCTATTCGTTACAGCGAAGAAGCACTTGTAATTAATAAAAAAATTTATGCCGCAGACCATCCTGCAATAGCTTTTTCTTTACATATACTTGGAATAGCCTATTGGAGAAAGAAAGACTATCTTAAAGCCATTATCTATCTTAAGGAAGCATTAAAAAATAGAAGAAAATTTTTAGGAAATAATCACTCTGATGTGGCAAAAAGCTTGGAGGGAATAGGCATTTGTTACCACAACACCAAAGATTTTGATTTGGGGGTTCAATATTTGCAGCAAGCTATAGACATCAAAATCATTCATTATGGAAAACAATCTTCAGAATTAGCTACTCTTTATTTGAATATTGGCAATTGTCATGAAGGGAAAAAAGACTATGAGCAAGCATTAAACTATTTTCAAAAAGGGCTGATAGTATTGAATACAGATTTTCAAGATGCAAACATCTATCAAAACCCTAAAGATTTTAAATATGTCAATCCAGGTACCTTGAGCATACTCTATTCAGAAAAAAGCAATATTTTGCTGAAATTATACCAAGAACAAGGCCAAAACCCTAAAGATTTACAGGCAGCTTTGGCTACCGCAATAACTGCCTGTGATTTTATTGCCGATTTACGCAAACAATATAAAACAGAAGGGGCTAAACACACTTTAGCCGAAGAGGCTTCATATAATTATAATATAGCAATAGAGGTTGCTATGGAAACGTATGTTTTATATCAATCATCGCCTACCATTCCTCAATATTCAGTATTTACCAATATTCCTTCGAATGCTAAAGATGTTAAAAACTTGACTTTCGATTTTTCTGAGCAATGCAAAGCTACCTTGCTACTTTCTAACTTGAAAGACAATGAAGCCAAAGCAGCAGCCAAGATTCCTGCTGACCTTTTGGAGAAAGAGAAAGCACTCCAAAAAAGACTTAACGATTTGAATAATGACATTGCCCAACAAGAGGCAAAAGGCGACGAAAAAGACGAAACTATACTTTCACAACTTCAAAGCGAGTATTTCCACCAAAAACAAAACTACGACCAACTCATTGCACAGTTTGAAACCGATTATCCCAAATACCACCAATTGAAATACGATGTTTCAACAGCTTCCATTCAAGACCTTCAAAGTTTACTTGAGACAAAAAAGCAAACCGCTCTTATTTCTTACCACATCGCTGACAAGCAAATATACATTTTCGCCATCGCCTCGAATGATTACCAAATCGCTACGATTCCCAAACCCGAAAACTTCTCTGATAGCATCGAAAAACTACAAAATGCGATTCAGTTGGGGCATATTCAATATTTTGTAGAGTGTGCGACTCAACTTTTTGATTTGCTACTAAAACCTATTTGGGATTTCCTTCAAAAAACCAGTAAACTCATCATCATCCCGCATGGTGAACTGTATTATGTGCCTTTTGATGTCCTGCTCAATCAACATCAAATCACAGATGTCAAAAATTTTGAAAACCTACCATATTTGATTCGAGATTTTGATATCAGTTACCACTATTCTGCTACCATGCTCTTGCACAGCCACCGAAAGCAAGAGCAAACGAGCAAACTAACAGATAGTTTTTTTGGATTAGCTCCCATTCAGTTTGGAGAGACAAATGTCGCCGACAAAAAAGAAGGTTATGTTGTCAAAAGTGGTGGTCAGCAAAAACATCATAGAAGACAAATATTGAAGTCATCGGGTAATGACCAAACAGCATTGCAGGATTTAGAAGAAACTGAGGCAGAAGTAAAAGAGGTGTATCAACTCTTTGAGGAACAAGGCAAAGAAGCGATTGCGCTTTTTTATGACCAAGCCAACAAGAAAAATTTGCAGCAATACATTGGAGGTTACAAGTATGTGTTGATTTCTACGCATGGTTTTTTGCAGGAAACGGACAGGAACACTTTGTCGGGGATTCATCTTGCGCCACAAAAACGGCAGGCAACGGACGGTGAAAAGTTGACAGAATCGGATAGTCAATCAGACAATTACCGTCTCCATACTTCTGAAACCTATCACCTCAATCTCAATGCAGATTTGGTGGTGTTGAGTAGTTGTGAAAGTGGGATTGGAGAATTGAAGACAGGGGAAGGTATGATGGCTTTGAATAGAGGCTTTTTGTATGCTGGAGCCTCCAATATTGTCTATTCGCTTTTCAAAGTACCACAAGACAGTACAAGCCGATTGACTCAAGCTTTGTTTCGGTACATATTGAAGGGAGATAGTTATGCTTCTGCCCTACGCAAGGCGAAATTGGAGTTGATAGCAGATAGTATGATGGAACCGATGGATTGGGCGGGATTTGCTTTGGTGGGAACTTAG